Proteins encoded within one genomic window of Pieris brassicae chromosome 12, ilPieBrab1.1, whole genome shotgun sequence:
- the LOC123717018 gene encoding histone H2A, which yields MSGRGKGGKVKGKAKSRSNRAGLQFPVGRIHRLLRKGNYAERVGAGAPVYLAAVMEYLAAEVLELAGNAARDNKKTRIIPRHLQLAIRNDEELNKLLSGVTIAQGGVLPNIQAVLLPKKTEKKT from the coding sequence ATGTCCGGACGTGGCAAGGGCGGCAAGGTCAAGGGGAAGGCAAAGTCGCGTTCCAACCGCGCAGGTCTCCAGTTCCCGGTCGGTCGTATCCACAGGCTGCTCAGGAAGGGCAACTACGCCGAGAGGGTGGGTGCCGGTGCGCCGGTCTACCTTGCGGCCGTTATGGAGTACCTGGCGGCCGAAGTGCTCGAGTTGGCCGGTAACGCGGCCCGTGACAACAAAAAGACCAGGATCATACCGCGTCACCTCCAGTTGGCCATACGCAACGACGAGGAGCTCAACAAGCTACTCTCCGGCGTGACCATCGCACAGGGCGGTGTACTGCCTAACATTCAGGCGGTCCTTCTCCCCAAGAAGACCGAGAAGAAgacataa
- the LOC123717010 gene encoding histone H2B-like, whose product MPPKTSGKAAKKSGKAQKNISKSDKKKKKHKRKESYAIYIYKVLKQVHPDTGISSKAMSIMNSFVNDIFERIAAEASRLAHYNKRSTITSREVQTSVRLLLPGELAKHAGSEGTKAVTKYTSSK is encoded by the coding sequence ATGCCACCAAAGACCAGCGGCAAGGCGGCCAAGAAGTCCGGCAAGGCACAGAAGAACATATCCAAATCggacaaaaagaaaaagaagcaCAAGAGGAAGGAGAGCTACGCCATTTACATCTACAAGGTGCTCAAGCAGGTGCACCCCGACACCGGTATCTCTTCGAAGGCGATGTCAATCATGAACTCGTTCGTGAACGACATCTTCGAGAGGATCGCGGCTGAGGCGTCTCGTCTCGCTCACTACAACAAGCGTTCGACGATCACGTCCCGCGAGGTGCAGACCTCCGTGAGGCTCCTGCTGCCCGGCGAGCTCGCCAAGCACGCCGGCAGCGAGGGCACCAAGGCCGTCACCAAGTACACCAGCTCCAAGTGA
- the LOC123716993 gene encoding histone H3, protein MARTKQTARKSTGGKAPRKQLATKAARKSAPATGGVKKPHRYRPGTVALREIRRYQKSTELLIRKLPFQRLVREIAQDFKTDLRFQSSAVMALQEASEAYLVGLFEDTNLCAIHAKRVTIMPKDIQLARRIRGERA, encoded by the coding sequence ATGGCACGTACAAAGCAGACAGCCCGTAAGTCCACCGGCGGTAAGGCGCCGCGAAAGCAGCTCGCCACCAAGGCGGCCCGCAAGAGCGCTCCCGCCACCGGCGGCGTGAAGAAGCCTCACCGTTACAGGCCCGGCACCGTCGCGCTGAGAGAGATCCGTCGCTACCAGAAGAGTACCGAGCTGTTGATCCGCAAGTTGCCGTTCCAACGTCTGGTGAGGGAGATTGCGCAGGACTTCAAGACCGACCTCAGGTTCCAGAGCTCCGCCGTGATGGCGCTTCAGGAGGCGAGCGAGGCGTATCTGGTGGGTCTCTTCGAGGACACCAACCTGTGCGCCATTCACGCCAAGCGAGTGACGATCATGCCCAAGGACATCCAACTGGCGAGACGCATTCGCGGCGAGCGTGCTTAA
- the LOC123717025 gene encoding histone H4: protein MTGRGKGGKGLGKGGAKRHRKVLRDNIQGITKPAIRRLARRGGVKRISGLIYEETRGVLKVFLENVIRDAVTYTEHAKRKTVTAMDVVYALKRQGRTLYGFGG, encoded by the coding sequence ATGACCGGTCGCGGTAAGGGAGGAAAGGGATTGGGAAAAGGTGGCGCGAAGCGGCACAGGAAGGTGCTCCGTGATAACATCCAGGGTATCACCAAGCCGGCGATTCGACGTCTGGCGCGCAGGGGTGGCGTGAAACGTATCTCCGGTCTCATATACGAGGAGACCCGCGGTGTTCTCAAGGTTTTCCTCGAGAACGTCATCCGCGACGCGGTAACCTACACGGAGCACGCCAAGAGGAAGACCGTCACCGCAATGGACGTCGTGTACGCTCTGAAGCGCCAGGGCCGCACCCTCTACGGTTTCGGAGGTTAA
- the LOC123716988 gene encoding late histone H1-like — protein MADTAVASETPAPATPAKKAPKAAAAAKKPKARPTHPKTSDMVNSAIKELKERSGSSLQAIKKYIASNYSLDAERLAPFIRKYLKRAVASGTLIQTKGKGASGSFKIDSKSGTGGGAAKKATAASASSGGRGSAAAASSAAKSVKKPTAQAAKKTAASAGARSKKAAAAAAETASPAKAGGRGGTAKDKKAAAAAKRKPAASAAPKKGRGSAAPSAAASGKGASTTAAASKAKRSAKPPTKKPKAPKPKKAAAAAPKSKAATAKKASAASKK, from the coding sequence atggccgACACAGCAGTAGCATCGGAGACACCCGCGCCGGCGACGCCCGCCAAGAAGGCACCAAAAGCGGCAGCGGCCGCGAAGAAACCCAAGGCGAGACCAACGCACCCCAAGACTTCCGACATGGTCAACAGCGCGATCAAAGAGCTCAAGGAGAGGAGCGGATCGTCCCTGCAGGCGATCAAGAAATACATCGCCTCGAATTATAGCCTAGACGCCGAGAGGTTGGCGCCGTTCATAAGAAAGTATCTCAAGCGCGCGGTCGCCTCCGGCACCCTGATTCAGACGAAGGGCAAGGGCGCATCGGGCTCGTTCAAGATAGACAGCAAGTCGGGAACCGGCGGCGGCGCGGCGAAGAAGGCGACGGCCGCCTCCGCTTCCTCCGGCGGCAGGGGCTCCGCCGCGGCGGCGTCCTCCGCGGCCAAATCGGTGAAGAAGCCGACCGCACAAGCCGCCAAGAAGACCGCCGCGAGTGCGGGCGCCAGGAGCAAGAAGGCCGCCGCCGCGGCCGCCGAGACCGCGTCCCCCGCCAAGGCGGGCGGAAGGGGTGGCACCGCCAAAGACAAGAAGGCAGCCGCTGCGGCCAAGAGGAAGCCGGCCGCGTCGGCCGCTCCGAAGAAAGGTCGCGGCTCCGCGGCCCCCTCCGCCGCAGCGTCCGGCAAGGGCGCGTCGACCACCGCCGCCGCTTCCAAGGCGAAGAGGAGCGCGAAACCACCGACCAAAAAACCTAAAGCACCCAAACCGAAGAAGGCAGCAGCCGCCGCGCCCAAATCGAAGGCCGCCACCGCTAAAAAGGCATCGGCCGCTTCCAAGAAGTGA
- the LOC123717003 gene encoding histone H2B: protein MPPKTSGKAAKKSGKAQKNISKSDKKKKKHKRKESYAIYIYKVLKQVHPDTGISSKAMSIMNSFVNDIFERIAAEASRLAHYNKRSTITSREVQTSVRLLLPGELAKHAVSEGTKAVTKYTSSK, encoded by the coding sequence ATGCCACCAAAGACCAGCGGCAAGGCGGCCAAGAAGTCCGGCAAGGCACAGAAGAACATATCCAAATCggacaaaaagaaaaagaagcaCAAGAGGAAGGAGAGCTACGCCATTTACATCTACAAGGTGCTCAAGCAGGTGCATCCCGACACCGGTATCTCTTCGAAGGCGATGTCAATCATGAACTCGTTCGTGAACGACATCTTCGAGAGGATCGCGGCTGAGGCGTCTCGTCTCGCTCACTACAACAAGCGTTCGACGATCACGTCCCGCGAGGTGCAGACCTCCGTGAGGCTCCTGCTGCCCGGCGAGCTCGCCAAGCACGCCGTCAGCGAGGGCACCAAGGCCGTCACCAAGTACACCAGCTCCAAGTGA